From a region of the Sesamum indicum cultivar Zhongzhi No. 13 linkage group LG3, S_indicum_v1.0, whole genome shotgun sequence genome:
- the LOC105158069 gene encoding protein C2-DOMAIN ABA-RELATED 4 produces MDNLLGLLRIRVKRGINLAVRDVRSSDPYVVIKMGKQKLKTRVIRKDVNPEWNEDLTLSVSDPGRPISLTVFDHDTFSKDDKMGEAQFDIEPFIEAVRMKLEGLPDGTVITKIQPSRNNCLSEESTVVWKDGRVVQDMCLRLKNVECGEVEIQLQWIELPGSKGL; encoded by the exons atggataatcttttggGGCTGCTGAGGATTCGGGTCAAGAGAGGCATCAATCTTGCTGTTCGTGATGTCCGCAGCAGTGATCCATACGTTGTTATCAAGATGGGAAAGCAG AAGTTGAAGACCCGTGTTATCAGAAAGGATGTTAATCCTGAATGGAATGAAGACTTGACACTTTCTGTTTCAGATCCCGGTCGCCCAATTTCTCTG ACTGTGTTCGACCACGACACATTCAGCAAAGATGACAAGATGGGAGAGGCTCAGTTCGACATTGAACCATTTATCGAAGCGGTGAGGATGAAACTTGAGGGACTTCCAGATGGTACAGTAATCACCAAAATACAACCTTCAAGGAACAATTGCCTCTCTGAAGAGAGTACTGTGGTCTGGAAAGATGGACGGGTGGTGCAAGACATGTGTCTCCGATTGAAAAACGTCGAGTGTGGTGAAGTCGAAATTCAACTGCAGTGGATTGAGCTTCCGGGCTCTAAAGGTTTATAG
- the LOC105158070 gene encoding zinc finger protein VAR3, chloroplastic isoform X1, whose protein sequence is MASSRLFTLLGPSILRSSRNVSPMLSLKFNTFCLLPPRPFKQFSSSALTFDSGDSILTSDDSSAVSVHPWPEWVNFIDRLKAKGYITQNAAALENGGSDEEGVVAYTDMKFVKDACLSFGRDRFDIFKSLSRQDIQTIVEKGCPSLFRKAVNSAKRLRAYLGLDEGDVCGSCDLRGSCDRAYIMLNDSEAAARTVDVVRIILLYALDPLLISGENKLPGHVLVESSARKLLSELIELGDTPPDPDLPKPVAVTSQRRKQSVDLLDNETSKNVDMKPGDWVCAKCKFMNFSRNIRCLKCKAEGPNRVPVDGVEKKKGDWDCPQCSYMNFASNRQCFRCQGPRPQRQLKPGDWECPSCDFMNFSRNTVCKRCNLDRPQESTFQINEHTWRKPY, encoded by the exons ATGGCATCTTCAAGGTTGTTCACTCTTCTAGGGCCCTCAATTCTACGCAGTTCCCGCAATGTTTCTCCGATGCTATCCCTTAAATTCAATACATTCTGCCTTCTTCCTCCCCGGCCCTTCAAGCAATTCAGTTCCTCCGCGCTGACATTCGATTCCGGTGATTCTATTCTCACTAGTGATGATTCTTCTGCAGTCTCTGTTCACCCCTGGCCTGAATGggttaattttattgaccGGCTGAAGGCCAAAGGATACATTACTCAAAATGCGGCGGCTTTGGAAAATGGTGGAAGTGATGAAGAAGGGGTAGTTGCTTACACAGACATGAAGTTCGTTAAGGACGCGTGTCTGAGCTTCGGACGTGACCGTTTTGACATTTTCAA GTCATTGTCCAGACAAGATATTCAAACGATTGTAGAGAAAGGTTGTCCTAGTCTATTCAGAAAGGCAGTGAACTCAGCGAAAAGGTTGAGAGCATATCTAGGACTTGACGAAGGAGAC GTTTGCGGTTCGTGTGATCTCCGTGGATCATGTGATAGAGCATATATTATGCTAAATGACTCTGAAGCTGCTGCACGTACAGTAGATGTAGTTCGTATAATATTACTCTATGCCTTGGATCCCCTTCTTATTTCTGGTGAAAATAAGCTTCCAGGTCACGTGCTTGTTGAATCATCTGCAAGGAAATTGCTCTCAGAGTTGATTGAGCTTGGCGACACACCTCCTGACCCTGATCTTCCAAAGCCTGTTGCCGTGACTTCTCAAAGAAGGAAGCAGTCTGTTGATTTATTGGACAATGAAACCTCAAAAAATGTGGACATGAAGCCAGGAGATTGGGTGTGTGCCAA GTGCAAATTTATGAACTTCTCCAGAAATATAAGATGCCTAAAATGTAAAGCAGAGGGACCAAATCGCGTACCTGTTGATGgagttgaaaagaaaaagggggaTTGGGACTGCCCTCA GTGTTCCTATATGAATTTTGCAAGCAACAGGCAGTGTTTCCGCTGCCAAGGGCCACGGCCCCAGAGACAACTAAAACCTGGGGATTGGGAGTGCCCCAG TTGtgattttatgaattttagtCGTAATACTGTCTGCAAAAGATGCAATCTCGATCGCCCTCAAGAGTCTACATTCCAGATTAACGAACATACTTGGAGGAAGCCTTATTAA
- the LOC105158070 gene encoding zinc finger protein VAR3, chloroplastic isoform X2: protein MKFVKDACLSFGRDRFDIFKSLSRQDIQTIVEKGCPSLFRKAVNSAKRLRAYLGLDEGDVCGSCDLRGSCDRAYIMLNDSEAAARTVDVVRIILLYALDPLLISGENKLPGHVLVESSARKLLSELIELGDTPPDPDLPKPVAVTSQRRKQSVDLLDNETSKNVDMKPGDWVCAKCKFMNFSRNIRCLKCKAEGPNRVPVDGVEKKKGDWDCPQCSYMNFASNRQCFRCQGPRPQRQLKPGDWECPSCDFMNFSRNTVCKRCNLDRPQESTFQINEHTWRKPY from the exons ATGAAGTTCGTTAAGGACGCGTGTCTGAGCTTCGGACGTGACCGTTTTGACATTTTCAA GTCATTGTCCAGACAAGATATTCAAACGATTGTAGAGAAAGGTTGTCCTAGTCTATTCAGAAAGGCAGTGAACTCAGCGAAAAGGTTGAGAGCATATCTAGGACTTGACGAAGGAGAC GTTTGCGGTTCGTGTGATCTCCGTGGATCATGTGATAGAGCATATATTATGCTAAATGACTCTGAAGCTGCTGCACGTACAGTAGATGTAGTTCGTATAATATTACTCTATGCCTTGGATCCCCTTCTTATTTCTGGTGAAAATAAGCTTCCAGGTCACGTGCTTGTTGAATCATCTGCAAGGAAATTGCTCTCAGAGTTGATTGAGCTTGGCGACACACCTCCTGACCCTGATCTTCCAAAGCCTGTTGCCGTGACTTCTCAAAGAAGGAAGCAGTCTGTTGATTTATTGGACAATGAAACCTCAAAAAATGTGGACATGAAGCCAGGAGATTGGGTGTGTGCCAA GTGCAAATTTATGAACTTCTCCAGAAATATAAGATGCCTAAAATGTAAAGCAGAGGGACCAAATCGCGTACCTGTTGATGgagttgaaaagaaaaagggggaTTGGGACTGCCCTCA GTGTTCCTATATGAATTTTGCAAGCAACAGGCAGTGTTTCCGCTGCCAAGGGCCACGGCCCCAGAGACAACTAAAACCTGGGGATTGGGAGTGCCCCAG TTGtgattttatgaattttagtCGTAATACTGTCTGCAAAAGATGCAATCTCGATCGCCCTCAAGAGTCTACATTCCAGATTAACGAACATACTTGGAGGAAGCCTTATTAA